The nucleotide sequence TGAGGATGCGTTTGGCTTCGTCTTCGGTTAGGACTTCGCGGTCTTCGGAGGCGGCGTTTCTTAGGATAACCATGATGGGGCGTTTGGGTGGGGAGGCATCTAGGGAGAGTTCTTCGGGGGTTTCGTAGATGAGCTCGACGTTGCGTTGGTATTGATGCATGTACATGTAAGCTTTCACAGCTTGCTCAGGCGTAGAGTACGTGGGAATGTTGTTTGCGTTGAAAAGACTGTTAGCATCCTGAACTGCCCCATACCCCATAAAACTAGTCAATATGGTCTTGTTGTGGTATGTTTGGTCACGAACCAAATCCGTAATTTCCTTAGCTATCTGCACGGAGCTTGAAACGGCTTGCTGCGTAAAAATAATCAGTATGCCGTCGATATTCTCGTCTTTAAGGCAAGCATCCAACGCGGCTTTGTAACGGTCAGACCCCGCATCCCCCAAAACATCAATGGGGTTACCGTGGCTCCAAAACGGCGGCAACACAGCATCCAATGTATCCAAAGTTTTCTGGCTAAGCTTTGCAAGTTTTCCGCCTTTTGCAATCAAAGCATCAGTAGTCATAACTCCTGGTCCGCCCGCGTTAGTGATAATAGCCAATCGGGGACCTTTAGGCAAGGGCTGCGTACCTAAAACTTCGGCGGCGTTAAACAAGTCAGCAATCTCCTCCACACGCACAACACCTGCACGTTTGAAAGCAGCGTCATAAATGCTGTCCTCACCCGAGAGCGAGCCAGTATGGGATGCGGCAGCTTTGGCACTCTCACTAAACCGTCCAGATTTAACCACAATGATGGGTTTGGTTCGGGCAAAGTGACGCGCGGCGCTCATAAACTTGCGAGCTTCCGTTATGCCTTCCACATACATGAGAATACTCTTAGTTTTCGGGTCGGTGCCAAAATAGTCAATAAGGTCACCAAAATCCACGTCAATCATGGAACCCACAGAAACAAAATTACTAAATCCGATGTTTTCGTGAATAGCCCAATCCAAAATCGCAGAGCCCAACGCGCCGCTTTGGCTAATAAACGCGACATTACCCGACTTTGGGACTTTGTCCACAAACGTTGCGTTGAGGTTTACGCGGGGACGAATGACTCCGATGCAGTTGGGTCCGACAATACGTATGCCGTATTGGCTGGCGATTTCAAGAATCCGCTGCTCTAGGGCTTTGCCTTCAGGACCAGTTTCCTTAAACCCTGCAGAGACAATTATGGCACCTTTTACGCCTGCTTTTCCGCATTCTTCAATCACGTCGGGGACGGTTTTGGCGGGCGTGGCGATCATGGCAAGGTCTACGGCTTCAGGAAGAGCCTGCACTGACGGGTACGTTTTCACTCCGAGGATTTCGGGTTTGCGTATGTTAACAAAGTAAACTTTGCCGCCGTAGCCTAGGCGGGTGAAGTTTTTGACTATGGCGTAGCCGACTGAGCCTTCGGTGTCGCTTGCACCGATAATGGCTACGCTTTGGGGATTGAAAATCTTGTCAAGGTTTAGTGTTGCCATCTTAAGGCACCTGCTAGATTAGCGACGCGAAGAAGGAGAATTAAAGCTTATGCATCCGCACTCAAACTCTCATCAAGCAAATACGAGAATTCGCAAACCAAACGTGCGAATCAAACAACAAAAAAGGGCACAAAAA is from Candidatus Bathyarchaeota archaeon and encodes:
- a CDS encoding bifunctional acetate--CoA ligase family protein/GNAT family N-acetyltransferase — encoded protein: MATLNLDKIFNPQSVAIIGASDTEGSVGYAIVKNFTRLGYGGKVYFVNIRKPEILGVKTYPSVQALPEAVDLAMIATPAKTVPDVIEECGKAGVKGAIIVSAGFKETGPEGKALEQRILEIASQYGIRIVGPNCIGVIRPRVNLNATFVDKVPKSGNVAFISQSGALGSAILDWAIHENIGFSNFVSVGSMIDVDFGDLIDYFGTDPKTKSILMYVEGITEARKFMSAARHFARTKPIIVVKSGRFSESAKAAASHTGSLSGEDSIYDAAFKRAGVVRVEEIADLFNAAEVLGTQPLPKGPRLAIITNAGGPGVMTTDALIAKGGKLAKLSQKTLDTLDAVLPPFWSHGNPIDVLGDAGSDRYKAALDACLKDENIDGILIIFTQQAVSSSVQIAKEITDLVRDQTYHNKTILTSFMGYGAVQDANSLFNANNIPTYSTPEQAVKAYMYMHQYQRNVELIYETPEELSLDASPPKRPIMVILRNAASEDREVLTEDEAKRILKYYNFPVVKTAVANNVDEAIMYSRQMGYPVVLKILSPQIVHKSDAGGVILNVHSDAEVREAFDTLIQRATAYNPEAQIIGVTVQPMVQKKGYEVIIGGKTDPIFGPVILFGMGGVGVELFKDYSIGLPPLNTTLIRRMMEETKVYKLLKGYRNSPPANTKKLEETILLFSQLLVDFPQIKEIDINPLLVNEKDASILDARIVIDKKSVCKKFEPHEHIVISPYPKKHEILWTLKNGQDVLLRPIKPEDEPMWLDMFQSFSEESIRYRFFQLLRDTPHEVRVRYCNIDYDREIAIVAEMLEGGRRNLLGVSRLSIEPDGKSGEMAFVVGDKWQNYGLGTKMVDYVLDIAKEKGVENVYAIMLPDNYRALSLTQKMGFDIEYLGDGTVKGVLDLKKEDASDMQCLKPKTQQQTPDAKTPQTPEQTKTPTTPAPPTKDASNSKTPSTPKKETELASA